From a region of the Oncorhynchus keta strain PuntledgeMale-10-30-2019 chromosome 13, Oket_V2, whole genome shotgun sequence genome:
- the LOC118391907 gene encoding equilibrative nucleoside transporter 2-like, with protein sequence MKGRTDAPRDRGWLVGVIFFILGLGTLLPWNFFMTASMYFNSRLNKTEQSNGTVVSHKEYYFNNWMTLLSQLPLLLCTLLNSFFYQRISEMVRIAGSLVFIFILFILTAILVKIPMEEDRFFSVTMATIWFINSFGAVLQGSLFGLVGLLPQKYSAVFMSGQGLAGTFAAIAMLVSIASDTDPETAALGYFITPCVGTLITLLSYLLLPRLEFAQFYLDKSRSYEVETADELLKVTESGTAENGKLYGHANGSLANGGASGEEVELKGAGVSPKQAFLTLEQAEVRDRKSTVMEVFKKIWVMAFCVVFVFTVTLAVFPAVTVDVKTMYPGKWQPYFISVCCFLIFNVCDWIGRTVTTLVQWPPKESCLFPGLVVSRVVFVPLLMFCNVQSRSYLPVLFSHDAAFAFIMMLFSLSNGYCVCLSMSYAPQLVAPKDAETAGALMTFFLALGLSIGAALSFLLRLLV encoded by the exons ATGAAGGGTCGGACAGACGCCCCACGCGATAG GGGCTGGTTGGTGGGGGTTATCTTCTTCATCCTGGGACTCGGGACGCTGCTACCATGGAACTTCTTCATGACCGCCTCCATG TATTTCAACAGCCGCCTTAACAAGACTGAACAGAGCAACGGCACGGTGGTCTCCCACAAAGAGTACTACTTCAACAACTGGATGACTCTGCTGTCCCAGCTCCCCCTGCTGCTCTGCACTCTGCTCAACTCCTTCTTCTATCAGCG GATATCGGAGATGGTGCGGATAGCAGGCAGCCTGGTCTTCATcttcatcctcttcatcctcaCTGCCATCCTGGTCAAGATCCCCATGGAGGAGGACCGCTTCTTCTCTGTTACCATGGCTACCATCTGGTTCATCAACT CGTTTGGAGCGGTGCTACAGGGCAGTCTGTTTGGCCTGGTGGGCCTCCTTCCTCAGAAGTACAGTGCAGTGTTCATGAGTGGCCAGGGGCTGGCCGGCACCTTCGCTGCTATCGCCATGCTGGTCTCCATAGcca GTGATACGGACCCTGAGACGGCTGCGTTGGGTTACTTCATCACGCCGTGTGTAGGAACCCTGATCACTTTGCTTAGCTACCTCCTACTGCCTCGCCTG GAGTTTGCCCAGTTTTACTTGGACAAGAGCAGGAGTTATGAGGTGGAGACTGCAGATGAGCTGCTGAAAG TGACAGAGAGTGGCACAGCGGAGAACGGCAAGCTGTATGGCCACGCCAATGGCTCTTTGGCCAATGGAGGTGCCAGTGGCGAGGAGGTGGAGCTAAAGGGGGCTGGGGTCAGTCCCAAGCAGGCCTTCTTAACCCTGGAGCAGGCTGAGGTCAGGGACAGGAAGTCCACCGTCATGGAGGTGTTTAAAAAG atatggGTGATGGCTTTCTGTGTGGTTTTTGTCTTCACCGTCACTCTCGCTGTGTTCCCCGCCGTCACTGTGGACGTCAAGACCATGTACCCTGGGAAATGGC AACCTTATTTCATCTCTGTGTGCTGCTTCCTCATTTTCAACGTGTGTGACTGGATCGGCAGAACTGTCACCACCCTGGTCCAGTGG CCCCCCAAGGAGAGTTGTCTGTTCCCGGGGCTGGTGGTCTCCAGGGTGGTGTTTGTTCCCCTGCTGATGTTCTGTAACGTCCAGAGCCGCTCCTACCTCCCCGTCCTCTTCTCCCACGACGCTGCCTTCGCTTTCATCATGATGCTCTTCTCCCTCTCCAACGGATACTGCGTCTGCCTCTCCATGTCCTACGCCCCACA GTTGGTGGCTCCTAAAGATGCAGAGACGGCCGGGGCCCTGATGACTTTCTTCCTGGCCCTGGGCCTCTCCATCGGGGCCGCCCTGTCCTTCCTGCTGCgactactggtctag